In Coleofasciculus sp. FACHB-1120, the genomic stretch CTTCCTCATCTCGCCCCAGCAACCGAACCCGACCAATTTCCTGAAGATATAACCGAACCAGATCGGTAGTACGACGGCTGGCAGTTGCCCGTAGAGATGCCTCGCTAAGTCGCCCGTACTCTGTATCTAGACCTTCCATTTCAGGGCTATCAAGATCGTCAACCGGGGGGCGAATATCGTCGTTCAACACGGCAGACCCAAAGTTGTCGTCTGGCAACTCGGAGTCAAATTCTGTCTCTGTATCTGCATAAAAAGGAGTGGCTGGCATAGGGATCTCTCAATTGCGTCCGGAATAATCTTTCAGTTAATCACTTCACTACTTATTGCTAGAATTCCCACCCCCTAGGACAAAACAGCGAATGCTGACCTTTCTGTTACTTTCTGTTACATCTATCTGCATAAAACTTGCTGAATTCATCGCTATCGATGGGTATGCAGGCAGGGACAATGTGACCTTCAGAAAAACCTGTCTCTAGTAGGATTCAGATTTCTATCTTTGGGTAGTATAGGCAGCGCTCAATTCTAGAGTAGTGATTTGGGTCAAAGGTCAAATTAATCTACATCACAGCTCGAAGGATTTCCTGAAAAATCCCTAAGGTTAAGAAAGAATATTGGCTCTGAGAGTTCCCTATAGATGTTTTTAGGGGCGAAAACTTAGGTATATTCGGGTTTGCTGTCTCTTAGCATGAGGGCTTCAACCGCTGAAATTGGGGTGACTTCCCCTTGAAGCAAGCGGTAGACTTGGTAAGAAATCGGAACTGAAATTTCTTCTCGATCCGCTCGTTGAATGAGTACAGAGGCGGTGTTGACGCCTTCAGCGGTTCCTTCTAGCTCAGTTAAAACTTCCGAAAGCGTCTTGCCTTGAGCCAACTTGTAACCAACCTGATAATTGCGGCTGAGGCTGCTGTTGCAGGTGGCGAGTAAGTCACCAAGCCCTGACAATCCATAAAACGTTTCGGGTTGCGCCCCCCAGCAGTTGCCGATACGGATGATTTCAGTTAAGCCACGGGTTAATAAAGCGGCTTTGGCATTGGTTCCCAGTTGCAAACCATCACAAGTACCAGCAGCGATCGCCATCACGTTCTTTAGCGTTCCGCCAAGTTCCACTCCCAAAGGGTCAGCATTGGTATAAACCCGAAAACTGGGAGAAGAAAACACCGCTTGTACCGACGAGGCAGCCGCAGCATCCCGGCTGGCTACCACCGTAGCGGCTGGCAATCCTTGTTGAATTTCTTTAGCAAGATTTGGCCCCGATAAAACCACCACTGGGCGAGTCGGAAATGCCGCCTGCCAAATCTGCGAAGGGGTGCAGGTGGTGGCAGGATCTAACCCTTTGGTAGCGGTGACGAAAATTGGCTGAGAAGAGACCGCTTTTTTTACATTCGCCGCTACCTCGCTGACACCTTTCATCGAGATAGCTGATAAAACAATTTCAGCATCTTCTAGAACCGCCTCTAAGCTCATCGAAGAGTGACGCGACCACACGCGGACGTGATGACCGTCCTGGGATGCGAGAGAGGCAAGGGTGGTACCCCAAGCACCCGATCCAAGAATTGCTATCGTGAGTTTTGAGTTTTGACCTTTCGCTTCCCGCAAGGGGACGGTTTTGATTGAGTTAGAGGAATTCTGGTCACTCATAACTCTTGAATCGAGGATAGCGTTCCATCAATTCCCGCACCTGTTCGGCATGATATGAACTCCGAGTCAGGGGAGAGGAGACGATTTGGAGAAATCCCAGCGACTCGCCGCACTCTCTCCAAGCATCAAACTGAGCAGGTGTGACAAAGCTATCGACTTTCAAATGCTTTTGGGAGGGTTGGAGATATTGCCCAATCGTCAAAATATCGCAATCGACATCTCGTAAATCTTGCATTACTTGCCGAATTTCGGCGTCAGTTTCTCCCAGTCCTACCATCAAACCAGATTTTGTGTAGACCCAAGGGGCTAACTCGCGGGTTCGGTGTAGTAGTTCGAGCGATCGCTGATAATTTCCTTGAGGACGCACCCGCCGGTAAAGACTGGGAACCGTTTCTGTATTGTGGTTTAGCACTTCTGGGGCTGCTTGGAGGATCGTTTCGAGTGCCCCCCAGTTGCCGCACAAGTCAGGAATCAATACCTCAATTGTCGTCTTCGGTGAGGTGGCGCGAACTGCTTGAATGCAGCGGACAAACTGAGACGCACCACCATCCGGCAAATCATCCCGGTTCACGGAGGTAATCACGACATGATTGAGTCGGAGTCGCCTAACTGCCTCCGCCAAGTTTTCTGGTTCTGTAGGGTCAAGCGCTTTGGGCTTTTTCTCAAAGTCGATATCGCAATAGGGGCAAGCCCGAGTGCAGGCTGGTCCCATAATTAAAAATGTCGCTGTACCGGCTTGGAAACACTCGCCGATGTTGGGGCAAGAGGCTTCCTCACAAACGGTATTCAGCGCCAAATCCCGCAAAATTTCTTTAACACTACCGACCCGCTCCCACTGAGGCGCTTTGACGCGCAACCAATCTGGTTTAACAGCCACAACCCACTCTTTTTACTCTCAGTCATACAGAGTTTATCGTAACAAGCAACGGACTCGGTGAATTAATTTCTGGTGGCGTAGGTTGGTGATTTGGGATTTGGCGTGATATCGTGGATCTAGTTTGTCATTTATGACAACGGGATGTGGCGCAGCTTGGTAGCGCACTTCGTTCGGGACGAAGGGGCCGCTGGTTCGAATCCAGTCATCCCGATTTTAATTTTTTGAATGACACTTGCGATGTCACCCTGAGGTGCGTCCAATAATTCTCATTTGGCGATCGACAACGTT encodes the following:
- a CDS encoding NAD(P)H-dependent glycerol-3-phosphate dehydrogenase — translated: MSDQNSSNSIKTVPLREAKGQNSKLTIAILGSGAWGTTLASLASQDGHHVRVWSRHSSMSLEAVLEDAEIVLSAISMKGVSEVAANVKKAVSSQPIFVTATKGLDPATTCTPSQIWQAAFPTRPVVVLSGPNLAKEIQQGLPAATVVASRDAAAASSVQAVFSSPSFRVYTNADPLGVELGGTLKNVMAIAAGTCDGLQLGTNAKAALLTRGLTEIIRIGNCWGAQPETFYGLSGLGDLLATCNSSLSRNYQVGYKLAQGKTLSEVLTELEGTAEGVNTASVLIQRADREEISVPISYQVYRLLQGEVTPISAVEALMLRDSKPEYT
- the lipA gene encoding lipoyl synthase translates to MAVKPDWLRVKAPQWERVGSVKEILRDLALNTVCEEASCPNIGECFQAGTATFLIMGPACTRACPYCDIDFEKKPKALDPTEPENLAEAVRRLRLNHVVITSVNRDDLPDGGASQFVRCIQAVRATSPKTTIEVLIPDLCGNWGALETILQAAPEVLNHNTETVPSLYRRVRPQGNYQRSLELLHRTRELAPWVYTKSGLMVGLGETDAEIRQVMQDLRDVDCDILTIGQYLQPSQKHLKVDSFVTPAQFDAWRECGESLGFLQIVSSPLTRSSYHAEQVRELMERYPRFKSYE